One Bacteroidota bacterium DNA segment encodes these proteins:
- a CDS encoding M14 family metallopeptidase, translated as MVKILFGLILFFSFGFSQQDIPNVWLTKAERSNFIETARYEETLGFCRQLEKASSWIKIISIGKSGEGREIPLLIVSKENIFNPEKVYKSSKTVVLIQNGIHSGEIEGKDASLMLLRDIVITKKYPHLLDNTILLILPIYNVDGHERFNSYNRINQNGPAQMGWRTNATNLNLNRNYMKADAPETRAFLKMFNTWLPDFFIDVHTTNGADYQYALSYSIDNSENMQQGVRTWINENIIKNVFTNMESSGYPLVPYVWFRNNMDLEKGIQGGVAPPRFSNGYPPLQNRPALLIETHMMKDYKTRVEGVYHFILTILENFHTDNGQLKKAVRNADAQTINGVISPFPIRFETNSEADSINFLGYQAIVESSEVSGTNWIRWTNEPLDIKIPWFNKTKVTAAIEPPLAYLIPQQWINVIDVLRYHGIDVERLKQPVEVDAEVYRLSDAKWQEKSYEGRHPVSYNVEKFTEKRKFPVGTFVVRLNQRLAKVAIHLLEPEAPDALAFWGFFDAIFEQKEYAEAYVLEKLAREMLVENAELKKEFESKIASDTTFAKSPQARLNFFYERSPYWDTQMNLYPVARVVSDVKFVTEPVKK; from the coding sequence ATGGTCAAAATACTATTTGGTCTTATTTTATTTTTTTCGTTTGGATTTTCACAACAAGATATTCCGAACGTATGGCTTACAAAAGCTGAAAGGAGTAACTTTATTGAAACAGCCCGCTACGAAGAAACCCTGGGTTTCTGCCGCCAGTTAGAAAAAGCTTCATCCTGGATAAAGATAATCTCTATCGGTAAAAGTGGCGAGGGGCGTGAAATTCCTTTGTTGATCGTTTCAAAAGAAAATATTTTTAATCCTGAAAAAGTTTATAAATCTTCCAAGACCGTTGTCTTGATCCAAAACGGAATTCACTCAGGAGAAATCGAAGGCAAAGATGCATCGCTGATGCTTCTGCGTGATATTGTCATTACAAAAAAATATCCTCACCTGCTCGATAATACAATTCTTCTGATACTTCCCATTTATAATGTCGATGGGCACGAAAGATTTAACTCTTATAACAGGATCAATCAAAACGGACCGGCACAAATGGGATGGAGAACTAATGCTACGAACTTAAATTTAAACCGCAATTATATGAAAGCCGATGCACCGGAAACACGCGCCTTCCTGAAAATGTTCAATACCTGGCTTCCCGATTTTTTTATTGATGTTCACACAACCAACGGCGCCGATTATCAATATGCACTTAGTTATTCAATCGATAATTCTGAAAATATGCAGCAAGGTGTTCGCACTTGGATCAACGAAAATATTATTAAGAATGTTTTCACAAATATGGAATCATCGGGTTATCCGCTTGTGCCTTATGTCTGGTTCCGCAATAATATGGACTTGGAAAAGGGGATTCAAGGGGGAGTTGCTCCGCCACGATTTTCAAACGGTTATCCACCCCTTCAAAACCGTCCTGCATTACTCATCGAAACACACATGATGAAAGACTACAAAACGCGTGTCGAGGGAGTGTATCATTTTATATTAACAATTTTAGAAAACTTTCACACCGATAATGGACAACTTAAAAAAGCAGTTCGGAATGCTGATGCGCAAACTATAAACGGAGTAATCTCACCGTTCCCAATCCGTTTTGAAACGAATTCGGAAGCTGACTCGATTAATTTTTTGGGTTATCAGGCAATCGTTGAATCGAGTGAGGTTTCTGGGACGAATTGGATCCGCTGGACTAACGAACCTCTCGATATAAAAATTCCTTGGTTCAATAAAACAAAAGTTACTGCTGCGATTGAACCACCTTTGGCTTATTTAATTCCACAGCAATGGATTAATGTAATAGATGTATTGCGGTATCACGGTATCGATGTCGAACGATTAAAACAACCGGTCGAAGTTGATGCTGAAGTTTATCGCTTATCAGATGCTAAGTGGCAAGAGAAATCATACGAAGGTAGGCACCCTGTAAGTTATAATGTTGAGAAATTTACAGAGAAACGGAAATTTCCAGTGGGAACTTTTGTTGTTCGACTTAATCAAAGGCTTGCCAAAGTTGCAATTCACTTACTTGAACCGGAAGCTCCTGATGCTTTAGCATTTTGGGGATTCTTCGATGCAATTTTTGAACAGAAAGAATACGCCGAAGCGTATGTCCTTGAAAAATTAGCCCGCGAAATGTTAGTCGAAAATGCAGAATTGAAAAAAGAATTTGAGTCGAAGATTGCGAGTGATACAACATTCGCAAAAAGCCCGCAAGCAAGGTTAAACTTCTTTTACGAGCGTTCGCCGTACTGGGATACTCAGATGAACCTGTATCCTGTTGCGCGGGTTGTTTCGGATGTGAAGTTTGTAACGGAACCGGTTAAGAAATGA
- a CDS encoding segregation/condensation protein A, which produces MSYKIKLLQFEGPLDLLLFFIKRDELDIKDIPISKITKEFLDYLNILQELDLEIAGDFIVMAAELMQIKVKMLLPKEPGNEDEQDPRAELIRRLLEYKRYKEITEKFSDLEIEQRKLYFRKTFHQDEKKIPPEDQEEGLKDITMYKLISAFKRAMERAPRRIYHDVELMNVTIDEQMSYIVDFFRARDEGTFLELVAYMTEKIRIIVTIIALLELMKAQIVAIKYVESLEDDFIIYKVKEWIN; this is translated from the coding sequence ATGTCTTATAAAATTAAATTGCTCCAATTCGAAGGACCGCTCGATCTGCTCTTGTTCTTTATCAAGCGGGATGAATTAGATATTAAAGATATTCCAATTTCAAAAATCACAAAAGAGTTTTTAGATTATTTAAATATTCTTCAAGAACTTGATCTTGAAATAGCAGGCGATTTTATCGTGATGGCTGCCGAGCTGATGCAGATTAAAGTAAAAATGCTTCTTCCGAAAGAACCCGGCAACGAAGATGAGCAGGACCCGCGTGCGGAATTAATAAGAAGATTATTGGAATACAAACGTTACAAAGAGATTACGGAAAAATTTTCAGACTTAGAAATAGAGCAACGGAAATTATATTTCCGCAAAACATTCCATCAAGATGAGAAAAAAATTCCTCCCGAAGACCAAGAGGAAGGTTTAAAAGATATCACAATGTATAAACTTATCTCGGCATTCAAACGTGCAATGGAGCGTGCCCCACGGAGGATTTACCACGATGTCGAGTTGATGAATGTTACCATTGATGAACAGATGAGCTATATAGTCGATTTTTTTCGTGCTCGCGACGAAGGAACATTCCTTGAACTTGTAGCGTATATGACTGAGAAAATTCGTATAATTGTTACAATTATTGCTCTTCTCGAATTGATGAAAGCTCAAATTGTAGCCATCAAATATGTAGAAAGTTTAGAAGACGATTTCATAATTTATAAAGTAAAAGAATGGATCAATTAG
- a CDS encoding GIY-YIG nuclease family protein, which produces MEEKQIGFYEDPRNGENIIRSRTTEQIRSWDFPRSIKSLETFNAELGKIDYPGIYLLIESKTNKVYVGEAKSLYIRLKTHNNTPDDKIKNWDRVVIINDGRPANQSDFNDNVVRLELEFYLIALFKANKYKVVSQGSKQTLNSLQKVIVTKLISELNFFLLRKGLIQKLIAKRGQEEVMLDDLRKILEKYKYNIQEFKSYEATINGEKVFIRPGSKKQKGWQVTFRDVLKKTLKEENGSLLMPRGSILLIPFREVKKVINDSDAFSRNTIDIFVAFEEDKIKLRYKSNEIDVTEFRIVK; this is translated from the coding sequence GTGGAAGAAAAACAGATCGGTTTTTATGAAGATCCTCGGAATGGTGAAAACATAATTAGGTCAAGAACTACCGAGCAAATTCGTTCGTGGGATTTCCCTCGTTCTATCAAATCTTTAGAAACTTTCAACGCGGAACTTGGAAAAATTGATTATCCCGGTATTTATTTGCTTATTGAATCAAAAACTAATAAAGTTTATGTAGGAGAAGCAAAAAGTCTTTATATTAGATTAAAAACTCACAATAACACGCCGGATGATAAAATTAAAAATTGGGATAGAGTTGTAATAATCAATGATGGTCGACCCGCGAACCAGTCTGATTTTAATGATAACGTTGTTAGACTTGAATTAGAATTTTATTTGATCGCCCTATTTAAGGCAAACAAATATAAAGTTGTATCCCAAGGGTCAAAGCAGACTCTGAATTCTTTACAGAAAGTTATCGTAACAAAATTAATTTCTGAGTTAAACTTTTTCTTGTTAAGGAAAGGATTAATTCAAAAGCTAATTGCAAAAAGAGGTCAAGAAGAAGTAATGTTAGATGACCTGAGAAAAATTTTGGAGAAGTATAAATATAATATTCAAGAATTCAAATCATATGAAGCAACCATCAATGGCGAGAAAGTTTTTATTAGACCTGGAAGTAAAAAGCAAAAAGGTTGGCAAGTAACTTTTAGAGATGTTTTGAAGAAAACCCTCAAAGAAGAAAATGGTTCACTACTTATGCCAAGAGGCAGCATCTTATTGATTCCCTTCAGAGAAGTAAAAAAAGTGATAAATGATTCTGATGCGTTTTCTAGAAATACAATTGATATATTCGTTGCATTTGAAGAGGATAAAATAAAATTGAGGTATAAGAGTAATGAGATTGATGTAACAGAATTTCGCATTGTGAAGTGA
- a CDS encoding HNH endonuclease, with protein sequence MSSRVLVLNQNYEPISICNAKKAILLLYLGKAELVEAKNGKVVRSAKTQISVPSIVRLDIYIRIPFQKIILSRKNILRRDGHQCQYCGSHGGNLTLDHIIPKSQGGEDTWENLITACVSCNNKKDDRKPEDVNMKLLRQPRKPNHITFIRHSVNKIDERWKPYLFLN encoded by the coding sequence CTGAGTTCAAGGGTACTTGTTCTGAATCAGAATTATGAACCGATCAGCATTTGCAATGCTAAGAAGGCAATATTGTTATTATACCTTGGTAAAGCCGAATTAGTTGAAGCCAAAAACGGCAAGGTAGTACGATCGGCAAAAACCCAAATTTCCGTTCCGAGCATTGTGAGGTTAGATATTTACATCCGCATTCCGTTTCAAAAAATTATTCTATCGCGGAAAAATATTTTGCGCCGCGATGGGCATCAATGCCAATATTGCGGTTCGCATGGTGGTAATCTCACTCTGGATCATATCATTCCAAAATCGCAAGGAGGCGAAGATACGTGGGAAAATTTAATAACTGCCTGTGTATCATGTAACAACAAAAAAGACGATAGAAAACCTGAAGATGTTAATATGAAGCTTCTCCGACAACCGAGAAAACCGAATCACATCACATTTATTCGACACAGCGTAAATAAAATTGATGAACGATGGAAGCCATACCTCTTTTTAAATTAA
- the scpB gene encoding SMC-Scp complex subunit ScpB encodes MDQLDKQKVVEALIFASDEPLSLREIVNILKMSEESHLRIRMNEDDVLSVIRQLNSEYVTSNRPFRIIQSAGGFQFATLPDFATWLGLMVKEKAKRKLSQSALETLAVIAYKQPVTKPEIEAIRGVNVDYMISALLERDLITIVGRSASPGRPLLYGTTLTFLKHFGINDLIDLPKPREIDEILSDTTFEVEKELMKRLGKDLTEQEEQISGSDESPSDENGTQMEIKNEN; translated from the coding sequence ATGGATCAATTAGATAAACAAAAAGTAGTTGAAGCTCTGATATTTGCATCTGATGAACCGTTGTCTTTGAGAGAAATCGTGAACATTCTAAAAATGTCTGAAGAAAGCCATTTAAGAATTAGAATGAATGAAGACGATGTTCTCTCTGTGATCAGGCAGTTGAATAGCGAATACGTAACATCAAACAGACCATTCCGGATAATTCAGTCGGCGGGTGGATTTCAGTTTGCAACACTCCCTGATTTTGCTACTTGGTTGGGATTAATGGTTAAAGAAAAAGCGAAACGAAAACTTTCGCAATCTGCTTTGGAAACTTTGGCGGTCATCGCTTACAAACAACCGGTAACTAAACCGGAGATTGAAGCTATACGTGGTGTGAACGTTGACTATATGATCAGCGCTCTGCTCGAACGCGATTTAATTACAATCGTTGGAAGGTCGGCATCGCCCGGCAGACCGCTGTTATACGGAACAACTTTAACATTTTTAAAACATTTCGGTATAAATGATTTGATTGATTTACCCAAACCAAGAGAAATTGATGAAATTTTAAGCGACACTACTTTTGAAGTAGAAAAAGAATTGATGAAGCGATTAGGCAAAGATTTAACTGAACAGGAAGAACAAATCTCCGGTTCCGATGAATCACCAAGCGATGAAAATGGAACACAAATGGAAATTAAAAATGAGAATTGA
- a CDS encoding M64 family metallopeptidase, which yields MQLIKLFVFSLLIFVISSVAYSNFDKLFFNKTMRVDYFHTGSKTQEIFNIDQIYEEGEWPGSKINLIDTLNYGEYLVKVFDVATNNLIFSRGYSTIFNEWQSTDEAAPGVFKTYHETVRLPMPKRKIQFTINRRDKQMMFKEVYSITIDPENPTVVNKNNRKYDFKVSQVMNNGPSDKKVDVLIIGDGYTKNDLDKFRRDVKKVNDHMFSVSPFKERKKDFNVWTVEVVSADSGIDKPDANVYKNNILGTTYNYFNSPRYILTEENKTLRDIAAAVPYDFINILVNDNRYGGGGIYNLYTTTYTIPDAADKDWQIDYVYVHEFGHSFGGLGDEYYSSQVSYTDFYTKGIEPWEPNVTAQTKKEKLKWKNLVDADTPIPTPWEKAEFDSLESLRQKLDRLAPDYYQKREPLIQQTQNILKSTKYANKVGTFEGAGYISEGLFRPQADCRMFTLSLADFDAVCRASIIRMIDFYSK from the coding sequence ATGCAACTAATTAAATTGTTTGTGTTTAGTTTACTAATCTTTGTTATAAGTTCAGTAGCTTATTCAAATTTTGATAAGTTATTCTTCAATAAAACTATGCGTGTTGATTATTTCCATACAGGCTCGAAGACGCAAGAGATTTTTAACATCGACCAAATTTATGAAGAAGGCGAGTGGCCCGGAAGCAAAATTAACTTGATCGATACACTGAATTATGGTGAATATTTAGTAAAAGTATTTGATGTTGCAACCAATAATTTAATTTTCTCACGCGGTTATTCTACAATCTTCAACGAATGGCAGTCAACCGATGAGGCTGCGCCCGGTGTTTTTAAAACTTACCACGAAACAGTCCGACTTCCAATGCCAAAGCGGAAAATCCAATTTACAATCAACAGGCGGGATAAACAGATGATGTTTAAAGAAGTTTATTCAATTACGATTGATCCCGAAAATCCAACCGTTGTTAATAAAAATAATCGTAAATATGACTTCAAAGTTTCGCAAGTTATGAACAACGGACCTTCGGATAAAAAGGTTGATGTGTTGATAATCGGGGATGGCTATACAAAAAATGATCTTGATAAATTTCGCAGAGATGTTAAAAAAGTAAACGACCACATGTTCAGCGTTAGTCCATTCAAAGAACGAAAAAAAGATTTTAATGTTTGGACGGTAGAAGTTGTTTCAGCAGATTCGGGTATCGACAAACCCGATGCAAATGTTTACAAAAATAACATTCTCGGCACTACTTATAATTATTTTAATTCGCCACGTTATATTTTAACCGAGGAGAATAAAACATTACGAGATATTGCAGCAGCCGTGCCTTACGATTTCATAAATATTCTTGTGAACGATAACCGTTACGGCGGCGGCGGAATTTACAACCTTTACACAACTACATATACGATTCCCGACGCTGCCGATAAAGACTGGCAAATAGATTATGTTTATGTTCACGAATTCGGACATAGTTTCGGTGGGCTTGGCGATGAATACTACAGTTCGCAAGTTTCATATACCGATTTCTACACAAAAGGTATAGAACCCTGGGAACCGAATGTTACTGCTCAAACTAAAAAAGAAAAATTAAAATGGAAAAATCTTGTTGATGCCGATACACCAATTCCAACTCCGTGGGAAAAAGCTGAGTTCGACAGTCTCGAAAGCCTCCGCCAAAAATTAGATCGCTTAGCACCCGACTATTACCAGAAGCGTGAACCTTTGATTCAACAGACTCAAAATATTTTGAAATCTACAAAATATGCAAATAAGGTCGGTACCTTTGAAGGGGCTGGATATATTTCAGAAGGACTGTTCCGTCCGCAAGCCGACTGCCGTATGTTCACATTGAGTTTAGCCGACTTCGATGCAGTTTGCCGCGCATCAATCATCAGGATGATAGATTTTTATTCAAAATAA
- a CDS encoding DUF4209 domain-containing protein, translated as MKADVGLQEYSQKIGLEKYIDHCQKVAEEIAKTDSEEILKTLMHAKDILPNKKELEEAVKSQAELTPFLHLLTKTIHDQSGNPIQHFSSENEKVYFHLLENYGHALSMQYIYLIHYIIYTCVRENKLNINSVLDYFEKNSWFGKTFTKKIMGKVYSFNWLSQITGSLIEYFVQLKNIIHNVNYYPDLVMPTDSLTLKIEGLVRDLCSFNGITTFTQTKDKNDKLIVKEKDINMLLREEEIEKIFNPDDLLLFKFLLVEKKGYNLRHKVAHGLMHSSEYSVDNLHLLFICLLKIGMYDFTKKNET; from the coding sequence TTGAAAGCAGATGTTGGCTTACAAGAATATTCCCAAAAGATTGGTCTTGAAAAATATATTGATCATTGCCAAAAGGTAGCGGAAGAAATCGCAAAGACAGATTCCGAGGAAATATTGAAGACCCTGATGCACGCTAAGGATATTCTTCCCAATAAAAAAGAACTAGAAGAAGCCGTCAAATCACAAGCAGAATTAACTCCATTCTTACATTTATTAACAAAAACGATTCACGACCAATCTGGAAATCCTATCCAACATTTTTCTTCTGAAAACGAGAAAGTATATTTCCATCTTCTTGAGAATTATGGACACGCTTTAAGTATGCAGTATATTTATCTCATTCACTATATAATTTATACGTGTGTTAGAGAAAACAAGTTAAATATTAATTCTGTTTTAGATTATTTTGAAAAGAATTCTTGGTTTGGTAAAACCTTCACAAAAAAAATTATGGGCAAGGTTTATAGTTTCAATTGGTTATCCCAAATAACTGGAAGCTTAATCGAATATTTTGTTCAATTAAAGAATATCATTCATAATGTTAATTACTATCCGGATTTAGTAATGCCAACCGATTCACTGACTTTAAAAATTGAAGGACTTGTAAGAGATTTATGTTCGTTTAATGGAATTACAACATTCACACAAACAAAAGATAAAAATGATAAATTGATAGTAAAAGAAAAAGATATCAATATGTTACTTAGGGAAGAAGAAATAGAAAAAATATTTAATCCAGACGATTTGTTGCTGTTCAAATTTCTATTAGTTGAAAAGAAGGGCTATAATTTAAGGCATAAAGTCGCACACGGCTTAATGCATTCTTCTGAATATTCAGTTGATAACTTGCACCTCTTGTTTATATGTTTATTAAAAATTGGGATGTATGATTTTACTAAAAAGAATGAGACGTGA
- the trpS gene encoding tryptophan--tRNA ligase codes for MNNKKRILSGMRPTGKLHLGHLVGALENWVTLQNDFNNYHLIADYHALTTDLNSTNIYQNSIEMLIDWLAVGLDPEKSPMFRQSKIKEHCELHLIFSMLITSARLERNPTVKDQVRDLNIENISYGHLGYPVLQAADILLYKGEFVPVGDDQVPHVEITREIARRFNQQYGEVFPEAEPRLTVFSRLPGLDGDQKMSKSAGNTILISDDAATVQKKMRSAVTDPQKLRKGDPGRPEICLVFTYHKKFNPSEVPEIESGCRSGALGCVDCKMKCSNKINEHLSPFIEKRKYFEVNPELVLEILTDGENKARFVAQETMNEVRSVMKFG; via the coding sequence ATGAATAATAAAAAGCGAATACTCAGCGGGATGCGACCTACGGGTAAACTACATCTTGGGCATCTAGTGGGTGCCTTAGAAAATTGGGTTACCCTGCAAAACGATTTTAACAACTATCATTTGATTGCCGATTATCACGCACTCACAACAGATCTGAATTCTACAAACATTTATCAAAATTCAATTGAGATGTTAATCGACTGGCTGGCAGTAGGGCTTGATCCTGAAAAAAGTCCGATGTTCCGTCAATCTAAGATTAAAGAGCACTGCGAGTTACACCTAATTTTTTCAATGCTCATAACATCAGCTCGTTTAGAACGCAATCCGACAGTCAAAGATCAAGTTCGTGATTTGAATATCGAGAATATTTCTTACGGTCATCTCGGTTATCCTGTCCTTCAGGCAGCAGATATACTTTTATACAAAGGTGAATTCGTTCCTGTAGGTGATGATCAGGTACCACATGTTGAGATTACGCGAGAGATAGCCCGCCGTTTTAATCAGCAGTACGGCGAAGTGTTTCCTGAAGCTGAACCCCGCCTGACTGTTTTCTCACGGCTACCCGGTTTAGACGGCGACCAGAAGATGAGCAAGTCGGCAGGCAACACAATTTTAATTTCCGACGATGCGGCAACAGTACAGAAAAAGATGCGCTCGGCTGTAACGGATCCGCAAAAACTTCGCAAGGGAGACCCTGGAAGACCAGAAATATGTTTGGTATTTACATACCATAAAAAATTCAATCCTTCCGAAGTTCCGGAAATCGAATCTGGATGTCGCAGCGGGGCGTTAGGTTGCGTAGATTGTAAAATGAAATGTTCAAATAAAATAAATGAACATCTATCTCCATTTATTGAGAAGAGAAAATATTTTGAAGTTAACCCGGAATTAGTTCTTGAAATATTGACCGACGGCGAAAATAAAGCTCGTTTTGTTGCACAAGAAACAATGAACGAAGTTCGTTCCGTAATGAAGTTTGGGTAA
- a CDS encoding Do family serine endopeptidase, translating to MNKKSILSAIFLITVGIIFGVILVTSLNTGINFSFAGDEQVKLGAASPIKKEAVEIKSLSQPFIDVAKAITPTVVSINVVEKVEKRSQEFKEFFHFFGPDFKFPEPQPQMGSGSGVIINSDGYILTNNHVVTGAREDGIEVTLNDKRVFKKVKVVGTDPTTDLAVIKIDGKDLPTASLGNSEELQVGEWVLAIGNPLGLRSTVTAGIVSAIGRGGIGVISGDYSIESFIQTDAAINPGNSGGPLVNLYGEVVGLNTAIATTNARYQGYGFAVPINIAKYVAQDIIQYGKVRRGYLGVQIGQIDETMSKALKLGKLTGVLIQGTVKDGAAEKAGLKQGDVILEIDGREMAAPNEVQSYIATKHPNDVVAIKLNRDGKIIEKKVKLASRTDDKELITAKEAKKEKESDETISTKPYSFEKLGLSIQNLTSQQKKELKLDNGVIVSDVKTLTEAFKRGLQKNDVILEINRKTVSSVNEIRKIIENTSPGESVLLRVRKSEENSIFLALEIPK from the coding sequence ATGAATAAAAAATCAATATTATCAGCAATATTTTTAATCACCGTTGGTATTATTTTCGGAGTAATACTTGTTACGAGCTTGAATACAGGCATCAATTTTAGTTTTGCGGGGGATGAACAGGTTAAGTTAGGGGCAGCTTCGCCAATTAAGAAAGAAGCTGTCGAAATTAAATCGCTAAGCCAACCTTTCATTGATGTAGCCAAAGCAATAACTCCGACCGTCGTAAGTATCAATGTTGTTGAGAAAGTAGAAAAACGAAGTCAGGAATTTAAAGAGTTCTTCCATTTCTTCGGTCCCGATTTTAAGTTTCCCGAACCTCAACCACAGATGGGATCTGGTTCGGGTGTAATTATTAATTCCGACGGTTACATCCTTACAAACAACCACGTTGTAACCGGTGCACGAGAAGACGGGATCGAAGTTACACTCAACGACAAACGCGTTTTTAAAAAAGTAAAAGTAGTTGGAACCGATCCGACAACCGATTTGGCGGTAATCAAAATTGATGGGAAAGATTTACCAACTGCCTCGCTCGGTAATTCCGAAGAATTACAAGTGGGCGAATGGGTGCTTGCAATCGGAAACCCCCTAGGACTTCGATCAACAGTAACGGCTGGAATAGTTAGTGCAATCGGTCGTGGCGGCATAGGTGTCATCAGTGGCGATTACAGCATCGAAAGTTTCATACAAACCGATGCAGCAATTAATCCCGGAAACAGCGGCGGTCCGTTAGTGAATCTTTATGGTGAGGTTGTAGGTTTGAACACTGCCATCGCCACAACAAACGCTCGCTATCAAGGATATGGTTTTGCTGTGCCGATAAATATTGCAAAGTATGTTGCACAGGATATTATTCAGTACGGAAAAGTTCGGCGTGGTTACTTGGGTGTTCAAATCGGACAAATTGATGAAACGATGTCGAAGGCGCTGAAGTTAGGAAAATTAACAGGTGTTCTGATACAAGGAACGGTTAAAGATGGCGCAGCCGAAAAAGCTGGTTTGAAACAAGGCGATGTAATACTCGAAATCGACGGACGCGAGATGGCGGCTCCTAACGAAGTTCAAAGCTATATCGCAACGAAGCATCCGAATGATGTAGTAGCAATAAAACTGAATCGCGATGGAAAAATTATTGAGAAAAAAGTAAAACTTGCTTCAAGAACTGATGATAAAGAATTAATTACCGCTAAAGAAGCGAAGAAAGAAAAAGAATCAGATGAAACAATCTCCACGAAACCATATTCGTTCGAAAAGTTAGGTCTTTCAATTCAAAATCTAACGTCCCAACAAAAAAAAGAACTGAAATTGGATAACGGGGTGATAGTCAGTGATGTAAAAACATTAACCGAAGCGTTCAAACGAGGACTGCAAAAGAATGATGTAATTTTAGAAATTAACCGGAAAACTGTTTCATCGGTGAATGAAATACGCAAAATAATCGAGAATACAAGTCCCGGCGAATCGGTTTTATTGAGAGTTCGAAAATCGGAAGAAAACTCAATCTTCTTAGCTTTAGAAATACCGAAATAG
- a CDS encoding pseudouridine synthase, producing the protein MRIEMKLVRLNKFIADCGLASRRKADTLIEEGRVKVNDKIKTELGFKINPSRDKVFVDGKQAVKLDKPVYIVFNKPKDCITTTKDEKGRTSVLDYVKVRDRIYPIGRLDRDTTGVLLLTTDGEFANHLMHPKHEIKKSYKVTLNEPMTPQIAAILSKGVKISGRQTEAAEVIIIPGTKNKEVGIIIHEGRNRQVRRMFEAHNYEIKKLERIAYGDVSIEGLKRGEWRYMTKKEIESFYK; encoded by the coding sequence ATGAGAATTGAAATGAAACTTGTTAGGTTGAATAAGTTTATAGCCGATTGCGGTCTCGCCTCGCGCCGTAAAGCTGATACATTGATAGAAGAGGGGAGAGTAAAAGTAAACGATAAAATTAAAACCGAATTAGGTTTCAAAATTAATCCCTCACGCGATAAAGTTTTTGTCGATGGCAAACAAGCCGTAAAATTAGACAAACCTGTATATATCGTTTTCAACAAACCAAAAGATTGTATCACAACAACCAAAGACGAAAAGGGGAGAACAAGTGTTTTGGATTATGTAAAAGTCCGCGATCGTATTTATCCGATCGGTAGGCTCGATCGTGACACAACGGGTGTTTTGCTCTTAACTACTGATGGCGAGTTTGCTAATCATTTGATGCATCCAAAACACGAGATTAAAAAATCATACAAAGTTACACTCAATGAACCGATGACTCCCCAAATCGCTGCTATACTCAGTAAAGGAGTAAAGATCTCCGGCAGGCAAACAGAAGCTGCCGAAGTGATTATTATTCCAGGAACGAAAAACAAAGAAGTTGGTATCATCATTCACGAGGGAAGAAACCGTCAGGTTCGTAGAATGTTTGAAGCTCATAATTATGAAATTAAAAAATTAGAGCGCATTGCCTACGGTGATGTTTCAATCGAAGGATTAAAACGTGGCGAATGGCGATATATGACTAAAAAAGAGATCGAAAGTTTTTATAAATAG